A part of Desulfovibrio inopinatus DSM 10711 genomic DNA contains:
- a CDS encoding hybrid sensor histidine kinase/response regulator has protein sequence MERTKKFTKNINRVHKLFPSLGLSKKFLILLLPPVIIVTVIAISALSLFSYYDLRLKQRQFIVQYIERQKDPLIAHIWNYDIPSFTAELRLLLLIPGVNQVTAYDDKGEILAKLNNETAPQKSFTLSVRLNKDTPSRTIFLGTIVVQFSSIEIYGEMLNRFLLAVVFLGILVSIITVSAVKSNRLLVTEPLQRFVSTIRSSRKKEMLQPITWWPANDELGEAIDAYNKLIIQLDARDQKLREREAQLQSTLDELRESELLYRNVSERASDGILIVQDEILVYANMALANMLCCRLEDIIAQPLAKIISPENKDAIVKRYQKRLSGENAPTRYETVAMFQNGPRVNVEVSATVVDYHGKPAGLGIVRDIDARKAVEEALTDAKQKAEEANKAKTKFLASLSHEIRTPMNTIIGMSDMALLSRDEDRESAIQDIRRAADYLMQLFNDLLDLSTIEAAEISVHKEPFNLSEMLHFITDSMQPQANTNKTSLHLHIPDHIPRRVRGDSFRIRQVLLNLLSNAIKFTPQGKVSLTFGMACLYPKQNHQADAACFSIRDTGIGVDTTMQEAIFENFVQGDTSTTREFGGVGLGLAICKHLVEAMQGKIWLFSQKGVGSTFVFMLPLPSVCGESETYAWENASSSLHASCKIPSFNILVVDDSPANTKLMERYCERLKQRMHKAESGPEALDWLTNNTADIVLMDVEMPEMDGYEVTRLIRSGKIGFDQAQIPIIALTAHTSSQFHENCLAAGMNDFLSKPLQFSRFQTLLVSLSTSKYGHKL, from the coding sequence ATGGAACGTACGAAAAAATTCACCAAAAATATAAATAGGGTTCATAAGCTTTTCCCCAGCTTAGGACTCAGCAAGAAGTTCCTTATCCTCCTTCTTCCTCCTGTTATCATTGTAACAGTCATTGCAATTTCTGCACTTTCATTATTCAGTTACTACGATTTACGACTCAAACAACGTCAGTTTATTGTTCAATATATTGAACGACAGAAAGATCCTCTTATTGCACATATCTGGAACTACGATATTCCTTCGTTTACGGCAGAGCTTCGCCTCCTTTTGCTTATTCCCGGCGTCAACCAAGTCACAGCGTATGATGACAAAGGAGAGATTCTCGCAAAACTCAACAATGAAACCGCACCTCAAAAATCATTTACTCTCTCTGTCAGACTCAACAAAGACACCCCGAGCCGGACGATATTTCTTGGCACAATTGTGGTTCAGTTCAGTTCTATTGAAATATATGGAGAAATGCTAAACCGATTCTTATTAGCCGTTGTTTTTTTAGGTATTCTCGTATCCATTATCACCGTTTCAGCCGTAAAATCCAATCGCCTACTCGTCACAGAGCCATTACAACGTTTCGTCTCCACCATCCGATCATCAAGAAAAAAAGAGATGCTTCAGCCCATCACATGGTGGCCGGCAAATGATGAGCTTGGAGAAGCAATCGACGCCTATAACAAACTCATCATACAGCTTGACGCCAGAGATCAGAAGCTTCGAGAGCGTGAAGCACAGCTTCAGTCAACGCTTGACGAGTTACGGGAAAGCGAATTGCTGTATCGTAACGTCAGTGAACGAGCCAGTGACGGCATTCTCATCGTGCAGGACGAGATACTTGTTTATGCTAACATGGCGTTGGCAAACATGCTCTGTTGCCGCCTCGAAGATATTATTGCCCAACCTCTTGCCAAGATCATCAGCCCCGAAAACAAAGACGCGATTGTTAAACGGTACCAGAAAAGGCTTTCTGGAGAAAACGCCCCTACTCGCTACGAGACTGTCGCCATGTTCCAGAACGGTCCCCGCGTCAATGTGGAAGTCAGTGCCACTGTGGTCGATTACCACGGTAAGCCTGCTGGCTTGGGCATCGTCCGTGACATTGACGCCCGAAAAGCCGTTGAGGAGGCTTTGACAGATGCAAAACAGAAGGCTGAAGAAGCCAATAAAGCCAAGACAAAATTTTTAGCCTCTCTCAGCCATGAAATTCGTACTCCCATGAATACCATTATTGGAATGTCTGACATGGCTTTACTCTCTCGGGATGAGGACAGGGAGAGTGCTATCCAAGATATTCGCCGTGCAGCAGACTACCTCATGCAGCTTTTTAACGATCTACTTGATCTCTCAACAATTGAAGCGGCTGAAATCTCCGTCCACAAAGAGCCTTTCAATTTATCTGAAATGCTGCATTTCATAACAGACTCTATGCAGCCTCAAGCCAATACAAACAAAACTTCGTTGCACCTTCATATCCCCGACCATATTCCCAGGAGGGTCCGAGGAGACTCATTTCGAATACGTCAAGTTCTCCTCAATCTCTTAAGTAACGCCATCAAATTCACTCCTCAAGGAAAAGTGTCGCTTACCTTTGGCATGGCCTGTCTATATCCAAAACAGAATCACCAAGCGGATGCCGCGTGTTTTTCTATAAGGGATACGGGAATAGGTGTTGATACAACAATGCAAGAGGCTATCTTTGAAAATTTTGTTCAGGGTGACACATCGACAACGCGTGAGTTCGGCGGGGTAGGTTTAGGGCTCGCCATCTGTAAACACCTTGTTGAAGCCATGCAGGGAAAGATATGGCTCTTTTCCCAAAAAGGCGTCGGCAGTACCTTTGTATTTATGCTTCCTCTGCCTTCCGTATGTGGAGAAAGTGAAACGTATGCTTGGGAAAATGCATCGTCCTCTCTTCATGCATCCTGCAAAATCCCCAGTTTTAATATCCTCGTAGTGGATGACAGCCCAGCCAACACAAAATTGATGGAACGGTATTGCGAACGGTTGAAACAGCGCATGCATAAAGCGGAGAGTGGGCCAGAAGCACTCGATTGGCTTACAAACAACACTGCAGACATCGTGCTTATGGACGTTGAAATGCCGGAAATGGACGGATACGAAGTGACGAGGCTCATCCGTTCAGGCAAAATAGGATTCGATCAAGCACAGATTCCTATTATTGCTCTTACCGCCCACACATCTTCACAATTCCATGAAAATTGCCTCGCTGCGGGTATGAATGATTTTTTATCCAAACCGTTGCAATTCAGCCGGTTCCAAACCCTGCTCGTCAGCTTGAGTACATCAAAATATGGCCATAAATTGTGA